From Selenomonas ruminantium AC2024, a single genomic window includes:
- a CDS encoding phosphoribosylaminoimidazolecarboxamide formyltransferase — MTEMELKYGCNPNQKPARVFCEKGLPFTVLNGKPGYINLLDAFNSWQLVRELKEATGLPAAASFKHVSPAGAAVAVPLSEALQKAYFVEGVELSPVATAYIRARGADRMSSYGDFVALSDECDAQTASFLKREVSDGIIAPSYSAEALEILKSKRKGTYLVIQMDTNYQPEPLEQKQVFGITFEQQRNDIKITPDCLTEIPTVNKELPESAKRDLLISLITLKYTQSNSVCYAKDGQAIGIGAGQQSRVHCTRLAGNKADIWYLRQCPKVMNLPFKEEVRRPDRDNAIDVYVGEESEDLLTDGNWEHLFTEKPAPLTREEKKAWLATQTGVALGSDAFFPFGDNIERARKSGVSYIAQAGGSIRDDNVIATCDKYNMTMAMTHIRLFHH, encoded by the coding sequence ATGACGGAAATGGAACTGAAATACGGCTGTAACCCCAATCAGAAACCGGCCAGAGTTTTCTGCGAAAAAGGTCTGCCCTTTACGGTGCTGAACGGCAAACCGGGGTATATCAACCTGCTTGATGCCTTTAACAGCTGGCAGCTTGTGCGTGAACTCAAAGAAGCCACCGGCCTGCCTGCCGCCGCTTCCTTTAAGCATGTAAGCCCGGCTGGCGCAGCCGTTGCCGTTCCCCTTTCCGAAGCTCTGCAAAAGGCTTATTTCGTTGAAGGTGTGGAACTCAGTCCTGTGGCTACCGCCTATATTCGTGCCCGCGGAGCTGACCGCATGTCCTCCTATGGGGATTTCGTGGCCCTGTCTGACGAATGCGACGCCCAGACAGCCAGCTTCCTGAAACGAGAAGTTTCCGACGGCATTATTGCCCCCTCCTACTCCGCCGAAGCACTGGAAATTCTGAAATCCAAGCGCAAAGGCACGTACCTTGTCATTCAAATGGATACGAACTACCAGCCGGAACCTTTGGAACAGAAACAGGTCTTTGGCATCACCTTTGAACAGCAGCGCAATGACATCAAGATTACACCTGACTGCCTGACGGAAATTCCCACGGTCAATAAGGAACTGCCAGAAAGCGCCAAGCGTGACCTCTTGATTTCCCTGATTACCCTGAAATACACCCAGTCCAATTCCGTCTGCTATGCCAAGGACGGTCAGGCCATCGGCATTGGTGCCGGCCAGCAGTCCCGCGTACATTGCACCCGCCTTGCCGGCAATAAGGCCGATATCTGGTATCTGCGCCAGTGCCCAAAGGTAATGAACCTGCCCTTCAAAGAAGAAGTTCGCCGCCCGGACAGGGACAATGCCATTGATGTATACGTTGGCGAAGAAAGCGAAGACCTCTTAACCGATGGCAACTGGGAACACCTGTTTACCGAAAAGCCGGCACCGCTTACCCGCGAGGAAAAGAAAGCATGGCTCGCCACCCAAACGGGGGTAGCCCTTGGTTCTGATGCCTTCTTCCCCTTCGGCGATAATATCGAACGCGCCCGCAAGAGTGGTGTCAGTTACATCGCCCAGGCAGGCGGTTCCATCCGTGACGATAATGTTATCGCCACCTGTGACAAGTACAATATGACCATGGCTATGACGCATATTCGCTTGTTCCATCATTAA
- the rsmG gene encoding 16S rRNA (guanine(527)-N(7))-methyltransferase RsmG yields the protein MFKEELAKAAAEYGISLNDTQMEQYNRYFELLVEWNEKINLTAITEPKEVAIKHMIDSITAYDEKLFKDGTTVIDVGTGAGFPGLPLKIFCPEIKLTLMDSLNKRIKFLQTVVEELGLKDVECVHARAEEGARNKKYRESFDIAVSRAVARLPILCEYCLPFVKKGGHFIALKGMQYHDEAEEAAKAIKVMGGSKTEIRPVKLPELDDKRAVITITKTMPTPKAYPRKAGTPTKNPIV from the coding sequence ATGTTTAAGGAAGAACTTGCCAAAGCGGCCGCCGAATACGGCATAAGCCTTAACGATACGCAGATGGAGCAGTACAACCGCTACTTTGAATTGCTGGTGGAGTGGAATGAAAAGATTAACCTCACCGCCATCACTGAGCCGAAGGAAGTTGCCATCAAGCATATGATTGACAGCATTACGGCCTATGATGAAAAACTCTTTAAGGACGGTACAACCGTTATTGATGTGGGAACCGGCGCAGGCTTTCCTGGCCTGCCCCTAAAGATTTTCTGCCCGGAAATCAAGCTGACCCTGATGGATTCCCTCAACAAGCGCATTAAGTTTTTGCAGACGGTGGTCGAGGAACTGGGCCTAAAAGATGTCGAATGCGTCCATGCCCGTGCCGAAGAAGGCGCCCGCAATAAGAAGTACCGTGAGTCCTTCGATATTGCGGTGTCCAGAGCGGTAGCAAGGCTCCCCATTCTCTGCGAATACTGCCTGCCCTTTGTCAAAAAAGGCGGTCACTTCATCGCCCTCAAGGGTATGCAGTATCATGATGAGGCAGAAGAAGCTGCCAAGGCTATCAAGGTCATGGGCGGAAGTAAGACGGAAATCCGTCCGGTAAAGCTGCCGGAACTTGACGACAAGCGGGCGGTTATTACCATAACCAAGACCATGCCCACGCCGAAAGCCTATCCACGCAAGGCCGGTACGCCAACCAAAAATCCCATAGTATAA
- the mnmG gene encoding tRNA uridine-5-carboxymethylaminomethyl(34) synthesis enzyme MnmG produces MESKNVFVAGSYDVIVVGAGHAGVEAALAAARIGCNTLLTTLSMDNIAMMPCNPSVGGPAKGHLVRELDALGGEMGVNADKTCIQFRMLNTGKGPAVHALRAQADKKLYQFTMKETCEQTENLDVKQLLIDKLLVEEGKVTGVQSETGEIYTAKAVVMATGTYLKGRIIIGEHTYEGGPAGQRAAVKFSDSLKEVGVKLMRFKTGTPARVDARTLDYSKMEIQPGDEECRNFSFMSDEVTREQIPCYLTYTNEETHKILRDNMERAPMANGIIEGIGPRYCPSIETKILRFPDKERHQLFLEPEGRHTNEVYVQGMSTSMPMDVQLDFLRTIPGLEHAKVMRAGYAIEYDCIDPTQLKPTLEFKNIHGFFSAGQANGTSGYEEAAAQGIIAGINAAMLIKNEEPLVLKRSEAYIGVLIDDLVTKGTNEPYRIMTSRAEYRLLLRQDNADQRLTPLGRRVGLVKDDRWARYTEKQNAINEALDYLRKNSINPTKEITEKLTAAGIEPVRNATSFYDLLRRPDLDYDKLAQLFELPELNKEVKQQVEITITYEGYIKKQLEQVERMEKLEEKLLPENLNYDDVPSLRDEGREKLKAIRPRSVGQASRISGVSPADISVLLIWLEQQQRIKAGEVKADV; encoded by the coding sequence ATGGAAAGTAAAAACGTATTTGTTGCCGGTTCTTATGATGTAATCGTAGTGGGGGCAGGCCATGCAGGTGTCGAAGCGGCGCTTGCGGCCGCCCGCATTGGCTGTAATACCCTGCTGACAACACTTTCAATGGACAATATTGCCATGATGCCCTGTAATCCGTCTGTAGGTGGCCCGGCCAAAGGGCATCTCGTGCGGGAACTCGATGCTTTAGGCGGGGAAATGGGCGTCAATGCCGACAAGACCTGCATTCAGTTCCGCATGCTCAACACGGGCAAAGGCCCGGCTGTTCATGCCCTGCGCGCCCAGGCCGATAAAAAACTCTACCAGTTCACGATGAAGGAAACCTGCGAACAGACGGAAAATCTGGATGTCAAACAGCTGCTGATTGATAAACTGTTGGTCGAAGAGGGCAAAGTTACGGGCGTACAGTCGGAAACGGGTGAAATCTACACGGCCAAGGCTGTCGTTATGGCTACGGGTACATATCTCAAGGGCCGTATCATTATCGGCGAGCACACCTACGAGGGCGGCCCCGCAGGTCAAAGGGCGGCGGTGAAATTCTCCGATTCTTTGAAAGAAGTGGGCGTAAAACTGATGCGCTTTAAGACCGGTACGCCAGCCCGCGTAGATGCCCGCACCCTCGATTACAGCAAGATGGAGATTCAGCCCGGTGATGAGGAATGCCGCAACTTTTCCTTTATGAGTGATGAAGTGACCCGCGAACAGATTCCCTGTTACCTGACATATACCAATGAAGAAACCCATAAGATTCTGCGGGACAATATGGAACGTGCTCCGATGGCCAACGGCATTATCGAAGGTATCGGCCCCCGTTACTGCCCGTCCATTGAAACGAAGATTCTGCGCTTCCCGGACAAGGAACGCCATCAGCTGTTCTTAGAGCCGGAAGGCCGTCATACCAACGAAGTCTATGTGCAGGGGATGTCCACATCCATGCCCATGGATGTACAGCTCGACTTCCTGCGCACCATCCCGGGGCTGGAACACGCCAAGGTCATGCGCGCTGGCTATGCCATTGAATATGACTGCATTGACCCCACCCAGTTAAAACCGACGCTGGAATTCAAGAACATTCACGGCTTTTTCTCGGCCGGACAGGCCAATGGCACTTCCGGCTATGAAGAAGCGGCGGCACAGGGCATTATCGCCGGTATCAACGCGGCTATGCTGATAAAAAATGAAGAACCGTTGGTATTAAAGCGCAGTGAAGCATATATCGGCGTGCTCATTGATGATTTGGTGACGAAGGGAACCAATGAACCGTACCGCATTATGACGAGCCGTGCCGAATACCGTCTGCTGCTGCGGCAGGACAACGCCGACCAGCGATTGACGCCGCTCGGGCGCCGCGTCGGTCTGGTCAAAGATGACCGCTGGGCAAGATACACCGAAAAGCAGAACGCCATCAATGAAGCACTGGACTATCTGCGCAAGAACAGCATTAACCCTACTAAGGAAATCACGGAAAAACTCACGGCAGCAGGTATTGAACCGGTGCGCAATGCGACGAGTTTCTATGACCTCCTGCGCCGTCCGGATTTGGACTATGATAAACTCGCGCAGCTCTTTGAACTGCCGGAACTCAATAAGGAAGTCAAACAGCAGGTGGAAATCACAATCACCTACGAAGGCTATATCAAGAAACAGCTGGAACAGGTTGAGCGCATGGAAAAGCTCGAAGAAAAACTACTGCCGGAAAATCTCAACTATGATGATGTGCCCAGCTTGCGTGACGAGGGCAGGGAGAAATTAAAGGCCATCCGCCCGCGTTCCGTAGGTCAGGCCAGCCGCATCAGCGGCGTATCGCCGGCAGATATTTCCGTGCTGCTTATCTGGCTTGAACAACAGCAGCGCATCAAAGCAGGGGAGGTCAAAGCCGATGTTTAA
- the mnmE gene encoding tRNA uridine-5-carboxymethylaminomethyl(34) synthesis GTPase MnmE, with protein MQGDTISAIATAQGEGGIGIIRLSGEQALEIAGKMFRPASGKALDSYASHRAVYGRIVDENERTVDEAMVLIMKGPHSYTREDVVEFQCHGGVMPLRKTLALTYSHGARPAEGGEFTKRAFLNGRLDLSQAQAVMDIITAKTDRSLKMAAGHLSGQFSQQIKNFRQEILGQIAHLEAAIDFPEDEVDDVVTEKVAEKVVEIRNYITKLLKTAGTGRILRDGLMTAIVGKPNVGKSSLLNALLQEERAIVTDIPGTTRDSIEEYANVGGVPLRIIDTAGIRATEDVVERIGVEKARQMINDATLVLALFDGSRPLDAEDEEILELLQGQEAIVLLNKSDLQSMVTAEELSAKANVPVIEISTKENHGLDALAQAIQQKVYGGEVIADEGSFVSDERQANLLRTADNHLAAALQTIEAGMGLDFISIDLRSAWEKLGEITGDTVGEDIIDEIFSKFCIGK; from the coding sequence ATGCAAGGAGATACGATTAGTGCGATTGCCACTGCCCAGGGCGAGGGCGGCATTGGCATTATCCGCTTGAGCGGGGAACAGGCGCTGGAGATTGCCGGGAAGATGTTTCGCCCCGCCAGCGGCAAGGCATTGGATTCTTATGCAAGTCATAGAGCTGTCTATGGCAGGATAGTGGATGAAAACGAGCGGACTGTTGATGAAGCTATGGTGCTGATTATGAAAGGCCCGCATTCCTATACACGGGAAGATGTGGTGGAGTTTCAGTGCCATGGTGGTGTAATGCCGCTGCGTAAGACTTTGGCTTTGACCTATAGCCATGGGGCAAGACCAGCTGAGGGGGGCGAGTTCACCAAGCGGGCGTTCCTCAATGGCCGTCTGGACTTATCTCAGGCGCAGGCAGTTATGGATATCATCACGGCTAAGACGGACCGTTCCTTGAAAATGGCAGCTGGGCATTTAAGCGGTCAGTTCTCCCAGCAGATAAAGAACTTCCGTCAGGAGATTTTGGGACAGATTGCTCACTTAGAAGCAGCTATTGATTTTCCGGAGGACGAAGTGGATGATGTGGTGACGGAAAAAGTAGCTGAAAAAGTGGTTGAAATCCGCAACTATATTACCAAGCTCTTAAAAACTGCCGGTACAGGCCGTATTTTACGGGATGGCCTCATGACAGCTATCGTGGGCAAGCCAAACGTAGGTAAGTCCAGCTTACTCAACGCTTTATTGCAGGAAGAACGGGCGATTGTTACCGATATTCCCGGTACTACCCGCGATTCCATCGAAGAATACGCCAATGTGGGCGGCGTGCCCCTGCGCATTATCGACACAGCAGGCATTCGGGCTACGGAAGATGTCGTGGAACGGATTGGCGTGGAAAAGGCCCGGCAAATGATTAACGATGCCACTTTGGTACTCGCACTGTTTGACGGTTCCCGCCCGCTGGATGCAGAGGATGAAGAAATACTGGAACTGCTGCAGGGGCAGGAGGCGATTGTTCTCTTGAACAAGAGCGATTTGCAGTCCATGGTAACGGCAGAAGAACTTTCTGCCAAAGCCAATGTGCCCGTTATCGAAATCTCCACCAAGGAAAATCATGGTTTGGATGCGCTGGCACAGGCCATTCAGCAGAAGGTATACGGCGGCGAAGTGATAGCAGACGAGGGCAGTTTTGTCAGCGACGAGCGGCAGGCAAATCTCCTGCGCACTGCTGACAATCATTTAGCTGCGGCCCTGCAGACGATTGAAGCGGGCATGGGGCTGGACTTTATCTCCATCGACCTGCGTTCTGCCTGGGAAAAATTAGGTGAAATCACCGGCGATACGGTGGGCGAAGATATCATTGATGAGATTTTCTCGAAGTTCTGTATTGGTAAATAA
- the jag gene encoding RNA-binding cell elongation regulator Jag/EloR, translated as MAQVVEATGKTVAEALASAVKQLGCTENDVDYEVLEAPSKGFLGLFGVKPAKIKVTQKEMAAEAAPAVTVEDVKVDNSSAADVPVEAAEKVEPAEPTVPVEEQLARAEKFLREVFEAMNIEVTWKQSEAEDGVVFNLEGENLGILIGKHGQTLDSLQYLVNLAANRGVAEGRVRIIIDIEGYRARREETLMRLAGHLAEKACRIGEEVHLEPMNRHERKIIHMALQDNRRVSTYSAGDEPRRYVVIVPRRRRSRRRDYEVQERYNED; from the coding sequence ATGGCACAGGTGGTTGAAGCAACGGGGAAAACCGTGGCGGAAGCTTTGGCTTCGGCTGTGAAGCAGCTTGGCTGCACGGAAAACGATGTAGACTATGAAGTGCTGGAAGCTCCGTCCAAGGGCTTTTTGGGACTGTTCGGCGTAAAGCCGGCAAAGATTAAGGTTACGCAGAAGGAAATGGCTGCAGAGGCTGCTCCTGCTGTAACCGTAGAAGATGTCAAAGTAGATAACAGCAGCGCAGCAGATGTTCCTGTGGAAGCTGCTGAAAAAGTTGAGCCTGCTGAACCGACAGTGCCTGTCGAAGAACAGCTGGCCCGTGCCGAGAAGTTCCTGCGGGAAGTATTCGAGGCTATGAATATTGAAGTGACCTGGAAGCAGTCTGAGGCAGAAGACGGTGTAGTCTTTAATCTGGAAGGCGAAAATCTGGGCATTCTTATTGGCAAACATGGGCAGACGCTGGATTCCTTGCAGTATCTGGTGAATCTGGCTGCTAACCGCGGTGTGGCTGAAGGCCGTGTCCGCATTATTATTGATATTGAAGGCTACCGTGCACGCCGTGAGGAAACGCTTATGCGGCTGGCTGGCCATCTGGCAGAAAAGGCCTGCCGTATCGGTGAAGAGGTTCATCTGGAACCCATGAACCGTCATGAGCGCAAGATTATCCATATGGCGTTGCAGGATAATCGTCGGGTAAGTACCTACAGTGCCGGGGATGAACCCCGCCGCTATGTGGTGATTGTACCGCGCCGCCGCCGTTCCCGCCGTCGCGATTATGAAGTGCAGGAACGCTACAACGAAGATTAA
- a CDS encoding YidC/Oxa1 family membrane protein insertase produces the protein MEFFSTLFSPIESLLRFVLESLFAITSAAGFASYGWAIILLTIIVKMALYPLTVKQVKSMKAMQELSPKMKKIQEKYKDNPQVMQQKIGALYKDAGVNPLAGCLPLLIQMPILMGMYYSLYNFSYPTPESAYFLWMTSMSNPDPLYILPVLSALTTFLQQKMTTTDSNNPQMKMMMFIMPLFIGWISINFPSGLVLYWVTMNVVQIIQQWWMYRGDNAAPKKEAA, from the coding sequence TTGGAATTTTTTAGCACTCTTTTTTCTCCGATTGAAAGCCTCCTGCGCTTTGTACTGGAAAGTCTCTTTGCAATCACCAGTGCGGCAGGTTTTGCCAGCTATGGTTGGGCAATTATTTTACTGACGATTATTGTTAAGATGGCGCTTTATCCGCTGACGGTGAAGCAGGTCAAGTCCATGAAGGCCATGCAGGAACTGTCTCCGAAGATGAAGAAGATTCAGGAGAAATATAAGGATAATCCGCAGGTTATGCAGCAGAAAATCGGCGCTCTCTACAAGGATGCCGGTGTGAACCCGTTGGCTGGCTGCCTGCCGCTGCTCATTCAGATGCCGATTCTTATGGGCATGTATTATTCTCTGTACAATTTCAGCTATCCGACGCCAGAATCGGCTTACTTCCTCTGGATGACCAGTATGTCGAATCCGGACCCGCTCTATATTCTGCCGGTACTGTCGGCTTTGACTACTTTCCTCCAGCAGAAGATGACCACGACGGATTCCAATAACCCGCAGATGAAGATGATGATGTTCATCATGCCGCTGTTTATCGGCTGGATCAGCATTAACTTCCCCTCTGGTCTGGTACTTTACTGGGTAACCATGAACGTGGTGCAGATTATCCAGCAGTGGTGGATGTATCGCGGTGACAATGCCGCACCGAAGAAGGAGGCTGCCTAA
- the yidD gene encoding membrane protein insertion efficiency factor YidD has product MKKILLLLIWGYQKFISPLKPPTCRYVPTCSEYARIAIEKYGVRHGGWLAIKRLLRCHPFHKGGYDPVP; this is encoded by the coding sequence GTGAAAAAAATTTTGCTCCTTTTGATATGGGGCTATCAAAAGTTTATTTCTCCATTGAAACCACCAACTTGCCGCTATGTTCCCACCTGTTCGGAATATGCGCGCATTGCCATTGAAAAATACGGGGTTCGCCATGGTGGCTGGTTGGCCATAAAGCGCCTTTTGCGCTGCCATCCCTTCCATAAGGGCGGTTATGACCCTGTACCATAA
- the rnpA gene encoding ribonuclease P protein component, which translates to MFELPRRRMLKRRNDFQRVYRKGKSLANRYFVLYVFESEELAGKVGFAAGKKLGCAVKRNRVKRLLRETYRLHQQDLRPGIALLLVGRQAMLNVKCPVVEKSFLSLGKKAGIFR; encoded by the coding sequence ATGTTTGAATTGCCGAGACGGCGGATGCTCAAGCGTCGCAACGACTTCCAGCGGGTTTACCGCAAGGGAAAGTCCCTGGCCAACCGTTACTTTGTACTCTATGTATTTGAGTCGGAGGAGCTGGCAGGGAAAGTGGGCTTTGCCGCCGGAAAAAAACTGGGCTGTGCTGTAAAGCGCAACCGGGTAAAGCGTCTCCTGCGGGAGACTTACCGCCTGCATCAGCAGGATTTAAGGCCGGGCATTGCCCTGCTGCTCGTGGGCAGGCAGGCTATGCTCAACGTGAAGTGCCCTGTGGTGGAGAAGAGTTTCCTCTCCTTGGGCAAAAAGGCAGGTATCTTCCGGTGA
- the rpmH gene encoding 50S ribosomal protein L34 yields the protein MKMTFQPNNHWRKKTHGFRERMKTKGGRLVLKRRRQRGRKKLSA from the coding sequence ATGAAAATGACTTTTCAGCCGAACAACCACTGGAGAAAGAAGACCCATGGCTTCCGTGAGCGCATGAAGACGAAGGGCGGCCGTCTCGTTTTGAAGAGAAGACGCCAGCGCGGCAGAAAGAAGCTTTCGGCATAA
- the dnaA gene encoding chromosomal replication initiator protein DnaA — MEQTQLQAVWAQILDKMKEQLAPTAFNWLNPVQPLSLTDDTLELGTQNEMSKEWIAGHYQTFIEDAVKAVLGDPKVVQLTVMAEASTAGQEDAPVVVEAKNEKPAQGTLFPEGGAEAHAEVVAEPHIVAPGDNSSLNPKYTFDTFVTGKSNNFAHAAAMAVADKPGKTYNPFFMYGGVGLGKTHLMHAIGNRVLKNHPEMRVLYVSSEQFTNEIIQAIQQGTSDKFRQKYRNIDVLLIDDIQFISGKTSTQEEFFHTFNTLYDAQKQVILSSDRPPREVERLEERLRSRFEWGLTTDIQAPDLETRIAILKNKAQSDHFSVPDDVMVYIASRIDSNIRELEGALTRVVAYASLTKRTVNTDLVAEALKDIFPNGKAKEVTMDIIQEIVASYFKIKIEDLHSKKRTRNIAYPRQIAMYLCRDLTETSLPQIGQFFGGRDHTTVIHAYDKINQDKETDNRLKGILNELIDRIQKV; from the coding sequence ATGGAGCAAACACAGCTGCAGGCTGTCTGGGCCCAGATTCTCGACAAGATGAAAGAACAGCTAGCCCCCACAGCCTTTAATTGGCTAAATCCCGTTCAGCCTCTCTCCCTGACAGACGATACTTTGGAACTTGGCACTCAAAACGAGATGTCCAAGGAATGGATTGCCGGACACTATCAGACTTTTATCGAAGATGCGGTAAAAGCTGTGTTAGGCGACCCCAAGGTTGTCCAGCTGACGGTGATGGCAGAAGCCAGCACGGCAGGCCAGGAAGATGCCCCCGTAGTGGTAGAGGCCAAAAACGAAAAACCCGCGCAGGGAACGCTTTTCCCCGAAGGTGGCGCAGAGGCACATGCAGAAGTTGTTGCGGAACCTCATATTGTGGCTCCCGGCGACAATTCCTCTTTGAACCCCAAATACACCTTTGATACGTTCGTAACGGGTAAGTCCAACAATTTCGCTCATGCAGCTGCTATGGCCGTAGCCGATAAACCCGGCAAGACCTACAATCCTTTCTTTATGTACGGCGGTGTGGGGCTGGGCAAGACCCATCTCATGCACGCCATTGGCAACCGGGTGCTCAAGAACCATCCGGAAATGCGGGTACTCTACGTATCCAGCGAGCAGTTCACCAACGAAATCATTCAGGCCATCCAGCAGGGTACCTCGGATAAATTCCGTCAGAAGTACCGCAACATCGATGTGCTGCTGATTGACGATATTCAGTTTATTTCTGGCAAGACCAGTACGCAGGAAGAATTCTTCCATACCTTCAACACGCTCTATGACGCCCAAAAACAGGTTATACTGTCCTCCGATAGGCCGCCCAGAGAAGTGGAACGCCTCGAAGAACGCCTGCGCTCCCGCTTTGAGTGGGGCCTGACCACGGATATCCAGGCGCCGGATTTGGAAACCCGCATCGCCATCCTCAAGAATAAGGCCCAGAGCGACCACTTCAGCGTACCTGATGATGTGATGGTCTACATTGCCAGCCGCATCGACAGCAACATTCGAGAGCTGGAAGGTGCCCTGACCCGGGTAGTTGCTTATGCCTCCCTGACCAAGAGAACCGTTAACACGGATCTGGTGGCCGAAGCCCTCAAGGATATTTTCCCCAACGGCAAAGCCAAGGAAGTCACCATGGACATCATTCAAGAAATCGTGGCCTCCTATTTCAAAATTAAAATCGAAGACCTTCATTCCAAGAAGCGTACCCGTAATATCGCCTATCCCCGGCAGATTGCCATGTATCTGTGCCGGGATTTGACGGAAACCTCTCTGCCCCAGATTGGCCAGTTCTTTGGCGGGCGTGATCACACCACCGTTATCCATGCCTATGACAAAATCAATCAGGACAAGGAAACGGATAACCGTCTCAAAGGCATCTTAAACGAACTGATTGACCGTATTCAGAAGGTCTGA
- the dnaN gene encoding DNA polymerase III subunit beta, giving the protein MKITCPKSELTNALSIVAKAIASKPQTPILAGIFMRAENGILELHATNNEIGMVCRIPVDIEEPGQIAVSGRYFLDVIRKLPGDSLTITYNRTEKIINITSNQASFTLLSMNAAEFPTVKEIESNVEFTIKDNILRALIKKTVFACSKDESRPVFTGCYLEVADNKVTMAATNMHRLAVKYEQFAEPLGNIKIIIPANILQELLHNMTSDIPTDVHVCCNFNQISFAFDNIYMTSRLIEGAYPDYNYVIPPNHDTLVTLDSAEFNAAVDRVSLISRAGDYNVIKMEFANGQLHITSNNPDIGNAEETIPASIEGPEVTIAFNAQYITDVMKIIDSKNCELRLTKPLSPMTVREEKDDAFIYVVTPVRTAH; this is encoded by the coding sequence ATGAAAATAACATGCCCAAAATCTGAGCTGACCAATGCCCTTTCCATTGTTGCCAAAGCAATCGCTTCCAAACCCCAGACCCCCATTCTGGCAGGAATTTTTATGAGAGCGGAAAACGGTATCTTGGAACTTCATGCCACCAACAATGAGATCGGCATGGTCTGCCGTATCCCTGTAGATATTGAAGAACCGGGACAGATTGCCGTCAGCGGACGTTATTTCCTGGATGTTATCCGCAAGCTTCCTGGGGATAGTCTGACCATCACCTATAACCGCACGGAGAAAATCATCAACATCACTTCCAATCAGGCCAGCTTTACCCTGCTCAGCATGAATGCGGCAGAGTTTCCAACCGTTAAGGAAATCGAGAGCAACGTAGAATTCACCATCAAGGACAACATCCTGCGCGCTTTGATTAAGAAAACTGTTTTTGCCTGCTCCAAAGATGAGTCCCGTCCGGTTTTCACCGGCTGCTATCTGGAAGTTGCTGACAACAAAGTCACCATGGCAGCTACCAATATGCACAGATTGGCTGTGAAATACGAACAGTTTGCAGAACCACTGGGCAATATCAAAATCATTATCCCGGCCAATATTCTGCAGGAACTTCTCCACAATATGACTTCGGATATCCCCACGGATGTGCATGTTTGCTGCAACTTTAATCAGATTAGCTTTGCCTTTGATAATATCTACATGACTTCCCGTCTCATCGAAGGTGCATATCCCGATTACAATTACGTTATCCCGCCTAATCACGATACGTTAGTCACGCTGGACTCGGCGGAATTCAACGCTGCTGTTGACCGCGTTTCCCTGATTTCCCGGGCTGGTGATTACAATGTCATCAAGATGGAGTTCGCCAATGGCCAGCTCCATATCACCTCAAACAATCCGGATATCGGTAACGCCGAAGAAACGATTCCCGCTTCCATCGAAGGCCCCGAGGTAACCATCGCCTTCAACGCTCAGTACATCACGGATGTGATGAAGATTATCGACAGCAAAAACTGCGAACTGCGTCTGACCAAACCCCTCTCCCCCATGACGGTGCGGGAAGAAAAGGATGATGCCTTTATCTATGTCGTTACGCCGGTACGTACGGCCCATTAA
- a CDS encoding RNA-binding S4 domain-containing protein: MQIEDIEIETEEIQLDQFLKWAGVLPSGGEVKALLAEGLIFRNGEKESARRRKLHDGDVIEITDMGAWRVKVNK; encoded by the coding sequence ATGCAGATTGAGGATATCGAGATTGAAACCGAAGAAATCCAGCTGGATCAGTTCTTAAAATGGGCTGGTGTTCTGCCCTCTGGCGGAGAAGTCAAAGCCTTGTTGGCAGAAGGTTTGATTTTCCGCAATGGAGAGAAGGAATCTGCCCGCCGCCGCAAACTCCATGATGGTGATGTGATCGAAATCACCGATATGGGAGCATGGCGGGTAAAAGTCAACAAATAA